A single genomic interval of Pseudomonadota bacterium harbors:
- a CDS encoding TIGR04013 family B12-binding domain/radical SAM domain-containing protein → MRQRTAHRPPRFVFRRTEENRNSLAAVRATLEPLVGAGRLTTRTAAPPPGDLEPADVLAYSFTTVELDAVAAEVADVRAASKRPLLVAGGSHPSADPDGAVALGFDAVFVGEAERTLPEFAAAWCDDPDRARVARDPIIRDPGPPVDIDAAPHATEATEEFPFVEIVRGCPHACAFCQVPALHGSRPRFRSPSVAAAGIAHAVARGHRRFRFLAPDAFAYRGGPYAGPAESLTALAGACRAAGAGVMTLGSFPSEVRPDHVRAELLEIVARAFGNRTIVVGAQSGSDATLLLMRRGHTVDESRRAIRLIADADLVPHVDLLFGFPGETLADRLLSVELGREVLAAGRGRVHLHSYLPLCGTPAWPAPPEPIEPEIVAALRGLERSGRADGYWERQIAQGARVLAQAREGLISR, encoded by the coding sequence ATGCGTCAGAGGACCGCCCACAGGCCGCCCCGATTCGTCTTCCGGCGCACGGAGGAGAACCGCAACTCGCTCGCCGCGGTGCGCGCGACGCTCGAGCCGCTCGTCGGCGCGGGGAGGCTCACGACCAGGACCGCGGCGCCTCCTCCGGGGGATCTCGAGCCCGCGGACGTCCTCGCGTACTCGTTCACCACGGTGGAGCTCGACGCGGTCGCGGCCGAGGTGGCAGACGTCCGTGCGGCGTCGAAGCGGCCGCTCCTCGTCGCGGGCGGCAGCCACCCGAGCGCGGATCCGGACGGCGCCGTCGCGCTGGGGTTCGACGCGGTGTTCGTCGGCGAGGCGGAGCGCACGCTCCCCGAGTTCGCCGCGGCGTGGTGCGACGACCCCGACCGGGCGCGGGTCGCGCGGGATCCGATCATCCGTGATCCCGGCCCGCCCGTCGACATCGACGCCGCCCCGCACGCGACGGAGGCGACCGAGGAGTTCCCGTTCGTCGAGATCGTTCGGGGGTGTCCGCACGCCTGCGCCTTCTGCCAGGTCCCGGCCCTGCACGGGAGCAGGCCCCGCTTCCGCTCGCCGTCCGTTGCGGCGGCGGGGATCGCCCACGCCGTCGCGCGCGGGCACCGGCGGTTCCGCTTCCTCGCGCCGGACGCGTTCGCGTACCGCGGCGGACCGTATGCGGGGCCGGCCGAGTCGCTCACCGCGCTCGCCGGGGCGTGCCGCGCAGCGGGCGCCGGGGTCATGACGCTCGGCAGCTTCCCCTCCGAGGTGCGGCCGGATCACGTCCGGGCGGAGCTGCTCGAGATCGTCGCGCGGGCGTTCGGCAACCGGACGATCGTCGTCGGCGCGCAGTCCGGATCGGACGCGACGCTGCTCCTCATGCGGCGGGGCCACACCGTCGACGAGTCCCGGCGCGCGATCCGGCTCATCGCCGACGCCGACCTCGTCCCGCACGTCGATCTCCTGTTCGGGTTCCCGGGGGAGACGCTCGCGGACAGGCTCCTGAGCGTAGAGCTCGGCCGGGAGGTGCTCGCGGCGGGACGGGGGAGGGTCCACCTCCACTCCTACCTCCCCTTGTGCGGCACGCCCGCGTGGCCGGCGCCGCCAGAGCCGATCGAGCCCGAGATCGTCGCGGCGCTGCGCGGGCTCGAGCGGAGCGGGCGGGCGGACGGCTACTGGGAGCGGCAGATCGCGCAGGGCGCGCGGGTGCTGGCGCAGGCCCGGGAGGGCCTCATCTCGCGCTAG